The Arachis ipaensis cultivar K30076 chromosome B10, Araip1.1, whole genome shotgun sequence DNA window TTGACTTATCTTTCTCCTTGTTTAACATTTCAGCAATATAAACTCGAAGAAAATGGAAGTTATAGGTGGCTGAATGTTGCCAAGTTCTATGGCCTACACTGGTATGACTGTGTTTGTACCTATAATAATTTTGTTGATTATCATtgattagtttatttttttaactttagAATGTAACAAATTCTTGTTGTAATTTATAGATCTTTGGGCAATGTGTAAGGGAGGATACAAGTTTAGCAGCCTAAGAAACAATTCGCTGACGAAGATAAATCAGAGCAATCACAGTAGTAGCAGAACTTGTGTTATGGAATTTGAATCAGACTGGACAAAGCACAGAAAATCATCCGCTTACACCGCTCACGTGATTCGTTCTGCAACATCTATCTTGCCTTGGTCTTGTAGAGTcccaattggtgaagggtatcATGAATTCCTTTAATTATATAATTCACATTAAGACCTTTGTTCATTGTTCGGTTAATTGGTCACGGAAAATTCTCTACATCTTGGAGATATATGGTAAGTGTACTTGCTGATTTGGAAAAGATGCCTGGTTTTGTTGCTGGAAAGAAGAGATCTACAGGCCGAAACATGTGTTTCACCAATTTGGCCAATCAAGACAAGTTAACTTCTTTGCAAACCAATCATTTCTTTGCCTCTGAGGTACTGGAAAACGATGATAGCCCCATTCTACCTGGTCTGCCTGATGATGTGGCAAAACATTGCCTTGCACTTGTGCCTCGTTCTAACGTCCCAACTATTGGTGGTGTCTGTAAGAGATGGAGGTCATTTATTCAAAGCAAAGAGTTCATTACTGTGCGAAAATTGGCAGGAATGGTTGAGGAATGGCTCTATTTCTTAACAATGGATACTGAAGGAGAGGGAACTCATTGGGAGGTTATGGATCGTCCCAGTCATAAATGCCAAGCTCTTCCACCGATGCCTGGTCCGGTAAAGGCTGGATTTGGAGTGGTGGTTCTTAATGGAAAGCTTCTTGTTATTGCTGGATATTCAACTACAGATAGAAGTACCTTTGCCTCAGCAGAGGTTTACCAATATGACTCGCTCCTCAACAAGTACGATTTTCTTTTGTGCTTTATCTAGAAATCTATAACTGAGAGTACTTAAATTGCAACATTTGTCAATAGAGATGGTTTATAATAGGATGCAATGAAATTGTTACTTCCATTTATGTATCTGACCCTACCTGGTACGTAAGACTTTCGTGTTTTTGTTAATTTAGTTAGAAATCTGGGGAATATATTGCATATGATTAATTCTGATATGAAATCTAGTTCAGGATAGCCTCTTTTCCTGTTCATAATTTGGAGAACTTAATTGTCTGTTAAGCTTGTGAATTTTCTCCTGTaataattttgtaaatttttcaTGTGTGTTTTCCATTTTGGATATTAAATGCAGTTGGAGCAGACTATCAAAAATGAATGTGGCTCGTTATGACTTTGCATGTGCCGAAGTCAATGGCTTGGTTTATGCTGTAGGAGGCTATGGATTGGACGGTGAAATTCTCTCTAGTGCTGAGGTGTACGACCCTGACACCGACAAATGGACACTGATAGAGAGTGTCCGGCGCCCAAGATGGGGTTGCTTTGCCTGTTCATTGGATGGTAAGCTCTATGTCATGGGTGGAAGGTCGAGCTTTACAATTGGAAACTCCAAGTTTGTTGATGTTTATGACCCTGAAGTCCACAGCTGGGGTGAGTTCAAGAACGGCTGTGTTATGGTCACAGCACACGCAGTATTGGGAAAGAAATTGTTCTGTATGGAGTGGAAGAACCAGAGGAAGCTAGCAATATTCTGTTCTGAAGACAATTTGTGGAAAATGGTACCACTTCCACTCACTGGTAGCTCCAGTGTTGATTTTAGATTTGGGATATTTGATGAAAAGCTGTTGCTATTCTCACTGGAAGCAGGACCCTCTTATCAAACTTTGTTGTATGATCCAAATGCAGCTAAAGGGTCAGAGTTATGACTCGCTCCTCAACAAGTACGATTTTCTTTTGTGCTTTATCTAGAAATCTATAACTGAGAGTACTTAAATTGCAACATTTGTCAATAGAGATGGTTTATAATAGGATGCAATGACATTGTTACTTTCATTTATGTATCTGACCCTACCTGGTACATAAGACTTTCGTGTTTTTTGTTAATTTAGTTAGAAATCTGGGGAATATATTGCATAGATTAATTCTGGTACGAAATCTAGTTCAGGATAGCCTCTTTTCCTGTTCATAATTTGGAGAACTTAATTGTCTGTTAAGCTTGTGAATTTTCTCCTGTaataattttgtaaatttttgtGTGTGTGTTCCATTTTGGACATCAAATGCAGTTGGAGCAGACTATCAAAAATGAATGTGGCTCGTTATGACTTTGCATGTGCCGAAGTCAATGGCTTGGTTTATGCTGTAGGAGGCTATGGATTGGACGGTGAAATTCTCTCTAGTGCTGAGGTGTACGACCCTGACACCGACAAATGGACACTGATAGAGAGTGTCCGGCGCCCAAGATGGGGTTGCTTTGCCTGTTCATTGGATGGTAAGCTCTATGTCATGGGTGGAAGGTCGAGCTTTACAATTGGAAACTCCAAGTTTGTTGATGTTTATGACCCTGAAGTCCACAGCTGGGGTGAGTTCAAGAACGGCTGTGTTATGGTCACAGCACACGCAGTATTGGGAAAGAAATTGTTCTGTATGGAGTGGAAGAACCAGAGGAAGCTAGCAATATTCTGTTCTGAAGACAATTCGTGGAAAATGGTACCACTTCCACTCACTGGTAGCTCCAGTGTTGATTTTAGATTTGGGATATTTGATGAAAAGCTGTTGCTATTCTCACTGGAAGCAGGACCCTCTTATCAAACTTTGTTGTATGATCCAAATGCAGCTAAAGGGTCAGAGTGGCAAATTTCTGATATAAAACCATCTGGTGTGTTCTTGTGCA harbors:
- the LOC107622616 gene encoding F-box/kelch-repeat protein At1g67480; translated protein: MVSVLADLEKMPGFVAGKKRSTGRNMCFTNLANQDKLTSLQTNHFFASEVLENDDSPILPGLPDDVAKHCLALVPRSNVPTIGGVCKRWRSFIQSKEFITVRKLAGMVEEWLYFLTMDTEGEGTHWEVMDRPSHKCQALPPMPGPVKAGFGVVVLNGKLLVIAGYSTTDRSTFASAEVYQYDSLLNNWSRLSKMNVARYDFACAEVNGLVYAVGGYGLDGEILSSAEVYDPDTDKWTLIESVRRPRWGCFACSLDGKLYVMGGRSSFTIGNSKFVDVYDPEVHSWGEFKNGCVMVTAHAVLGKKLFCMEWKNQRKLAIFCSEDNLWKMVPLPLTGSSSVDFRFGIFDEKLLLFSLEAGPSYQTLLYDPNAAKGSEWQISDIKPSGVFLCSVTIKA